A window from Plectropomus leopardus isolate mb chromosome 3, YSFRI_Pleo_2.0, whole genome shotgun sequence encodes these proteins:
- the psmb11b gene encoding proteasome subunit beta type-11b: MALLDLCNFQDIFLDSKTTGCSSVHFWKKNGFNYVTDLPFSNRTSMFNFYVPAAEYLDESPIQFGQISTIQSSSGILSQDSIFSSLSWPTDLPLTSSQSVPLPFPMSHGTTTLAFTFQGGVLAAADTRSSCSGLVACPAAQKILPIHSHLVGTTSGTSADCALWKRILSRELRLYQLRHGRRLSTSGAAKLLSHMLHPFKGTELCVAATLCGWDGGEVDACHDHRGAKTDLSGCRETSQMTDPGKCVDDSLENVSLAKTKQKKVSFSGPSLFYVCSDGTRLQGTLFSVGSGSPYAYSILDQGVQWGLTVDEATSIAREAVYRATHRDAYSGNCVDIYHISSKGWTRRSREDLKEEYYREKERQERRQRRDVTLSE; the protein is encoded by the coding sequence ATGGCTCTGCTGGACTTGTGCAATTTCCAGGACATCTTTCTGGACAGTAAAACCACCGGATGTTCTTCAgtgcatttttggaaaaaaaatggttttaactATGTGACCGATTTGCCCTTCAGCAACAGAACAAGTATGTTTAACTTTTACGTACCAGCTGCAGAGTACCTGGATGAAAGTCCGATACAGTTTGGGCAAATTAGCACTATCCAGAGCTCCAGCGGTATCTTATCTCAAGACTCCATCTTCTCATCGCTCTCGTGGCCCACAGACCTTCCTCTTACCTCCTCTCAGTCTGTCCCGCTGCCTTTTCCTATGTCTCACGGCACCACCACCCTGGCTTTCACGTTCCAGGGCGGTGTCTTGGCTGCTGCGGACACTCGTTCCAGCTGCTCTGGACTCGTGGCGTGCCCGGCCGCCCAGAAGATCCTGCCCATTCACAGTCACTTGGTGGGCACGACTTCAGGTACTTCAGCCGACTGCGCCCTTTGGAAACGGATTCTGTCCCGAGAACTGAGGCTCTACCAACTCCGCCACGGCCGACGGTTGTCCACAAGCGGGGCTGCCAAATTGCTTTCTCACATGCTTCACCCATTCAAGGGAACTGAGCTGTGTGTGGCTGCAACGCTGTGTGGGTGGGATGGAGGAGAGGTCGATGCATGCCATGACCACAGAGGTGCCAAGACTGATCTCAGTGGTTGTAGAGAAACCAGTCAAATGACTGATCCTGGAAAATGTGTAGATGACAGTCTTGAAAACGTCTCTCTGGCTaagacaaagcaaaagaaagtgAGTTTCTCTGGACCCAGTCTGTTCTACGTGTGCAGTGATGGCACTCGCCTGCAGGGAACGCTCTTCTCCGTGGGCTCGGGATCACCCTACGCCTACTCAATTTTGGACCAAGGGGTTCAATGGGGACTGACAGTGGACGAGGCCACGTCAATAGCCAGAGAGGCTGTGTACCGAGCCACACACAGGGACGCATACTCAGGCAACTGTGTAGACATCTATCACATCTCCTCAAAAGGATGGACTCGCAGGAGCAGGGAGGATTTAAAAGAGGAATattacagagagaaagaaagacaagagaGAAGGCAGAGACGGGACGTGACTTTGTCTGAGTAA